CCATTGGACCGTGCCGAAGAACGGATCGTTGAGCGGGACGCCATCCAAGAGCACCAGCGCCCGGATGCCGCCAAGGCCGCGCATCGAAATGGTGTCCGCGGTGGGGTGGATTTCCCCTGACGAGGCGATCGGCAGATCGACCGACGGCACGCGTCGCAGGATGTCATCCAGCGATTTGGCGGGTGTGGCTGAGATCCGGTCTGCGTTCAGGACCGACACGCTGACTGGCACGTCTTCGACGGAGCGTGCGGAACGGGTCGCGGTCACGACGATGTCGTCGCCAGAACCTTCGGTGGCTTCCTCGGCATGGGCGGTTTGGACGGCGGCCGCACCCAATACCGTGGCCATCGCAATGAGAGACGATTTCATGACGTATTGCTTTCGATGAGTTTCGGTGATGCGGCTCAGAAGCGCGCGTGGACGCCAGCGAACACGGCCCGGCCGATGCCCGGATTGAAGAGTTCCGAACTCGCGCTTGCCGTTCCAGCAATCGCGACGGTCGAGATGTAGTGCTTGTCTGTGAGGTTGCGGCCTTCGAGATAGACCGACCAGTGCTTGCCGATGTCGAAGCCGGCCTTGAGGTTCAGCAGCGCATAGGGATCGACCGTCAGCGTGTTGGCATTGTCGGCAAAATAGTGCCCCGACGCCCACTCGACATTCGATCCCACATAGAAACCTGACGGGTGCTTGTAGAGCAGCTCGGCCCGCAGATAATGCCTCGGCACGCCCGGCAGGCGATTGTTGCCATAGGTCGCGTCGCCATCGAAGAGGAAGTCGCTGTAGGTGTAGGCGGCGGTAAGTTCCAACTTGTCGCCAGACGCCGAGAGCGGGATGTCCGCGTTGAGACCTGCCTCAATGCCCTGATGCACGGTGCGACCAGCGTTAATGATGCTGCATGCGCTATACGGTCCGGTGGTCAGGCATTGCAGCTCGTTCCTGAGCTCGGAACGGTAGAGCGCAATGTCCCAGCCAATCCCGCCGCTATGGCCGCGCGTTCCGAACTCGTAGGTCGTGGCGCGCTGCGCCTTCAGGTTCGGATTGGTGACGACATTCGCATCATAGCTCGGGACTTCCCCACTGCGCGAGACATTGGCGAAGACCTGAATGTCGGGACGGGCATCCCAGAGAATGCCGAACCGCGGGCTCCACAAGTCGTAACTTGGTTTGCCGGACTGGTTGCCATCGGAGAGGAAGCGGTCGCGCCGCTCGCGGCTCGCGTGCAGATATTGAACGCCGGCGATGAGGGACAGGTTCGGCCGAACGTAAAGCGAATCCTCCGCATAGAAGGAGAGATTCTTCGGCTTGTCGACCATCGAGGTCGTGAGCGCGCCCTTGGTTGCGGCGATGTTGACATACTGGTTGGTGTCGATCGTGCCGTTTTGCAGATTTGCCCCGACGATCAGCCGGTTGCGGATGCCGTCCAGCGAGCGATCGTCGGTGGCACGCACGAAGCCGCCATAGTCATCGACGGTATAGTCCAGATACTGGTAGATCGGGTGGTCGACGTGCCGGTGGTTGTAGAACAGACCCAGTTCCACGACCGTATTGTCGAGGCGCAGCGTTGTCTTGTTGGAGACCCGGATCGAGTCGACGTTACGCTGCTGGTCCAGATAGACCCAGTAACCGTTCGCGTCGCGCGGCTTGTTCAGGGCATCGCTCTTGGTCACTTCGCCGGGGATGCGCTGGTTGGTGCTGGCGGCGGTAACGTAGAAGCGGGTCTCGACGTTGGACGAGATCCGATATCCGATGTTGAGATTTCCGCGCAGGGCATTGCCGTTGCTGTGGTCGCGATAGCCGTCGTTCCGCTGGGCCGACACGGTCGCGAAATAATCGAGAGGGCCGGACACACCGCCTGTGCTGGCCTGGCCCTTCACATAGCCGAAGCTGCCGCCGTCGATCCGCGCGTCCAACCTAGAGGTGTCTCGTCCCGTCGGCGTGACGAGGTTGATTGCGCCGCCCAGCGCATTCGAGCCGTAACGCAGGGCATTGGCCCCCTTGAACACCTCGACATAGCGATAGGCGCTGGGGTCGATTTCGAAGAAATCCATCAACCCATCCGACGTGTTCATCGGTACGCCGTCGAGGTAGACCGCGATGCCGCGAATACCGTAGGCACGCGACAAGCCCGAGCCCCGAATGGCGACACGGGCATCGTCGCCCATGCGGGGCTGGACGATCACACCCGGCACATAGCCGAGGATATCCTTGATGTTCTGCACGGGCGTGTTCTTGAACGCGGTGTCCGGCACGACCTCGACACCGCCAGCGGTGCGCTGGATGGTGGCCGTCGCCTGCGCCGTGTCGGGCGTGGCGGTGACGACGATCGTGTCGGACACCGATACCCCTGAGCCGGCCGCCCCAGAGTCCGCTGCCCCCGCGTCCGCCGCCATGGCGGGCGTTGCGGCGATCGAGGCCAAGGCCACGGCGATGAGTGATGATTTCATGATATACCCCCTGAATTCTATTCGAATGCTTTTTGCTGTTTCAGCCGATGAGACGCTTGAGCTTGGCGAGCGCCATCTGGTCGCTCTCGTCATGGTCGATGGTGGAAACGAAGGTGCCATCCCGATCCATGAGGTAGACCGAGGCCGTGTGGTCGATCGTGTAATCGCCGCCCGGCTGGGGCACGCGCTGGTAGAAGACCCCGAAATTCTTCACGGCCTGGGCAAGGTGCTCCTTGTCCCCGGTCAGTCCGATGACGGGCGTGCCGAAGAGGGCCACATAGCGGCCCAGGTCCTCTGGTTTGTCATGTTCGGGATCGACCGAGACGAAGACGATGGCAAACTTGCCGCCATCCGGTCCGAGCTGCTTCCTGAGCCGCGCCATGCGCGCGAGCGTCGTCGGGCAAACGTCGGGGCAGCGGGTGTAGCCGAAGAAGATCGCATAGGGCTTGCCCTTGAGACTGGCGCTGCCCACGGTGTGGCCATCGGGCGCGGTCAGTTCGAATGGCCCGCCGAATGCAGTCGGCGCGTCGGGCTGCGAACTGCTGCACGCAGCAAGGCCTGCCAGTAGCAGGGCCGCAAGCCCCACCCTGATCCGGCGATCAACGCGGCGCATGATCGCGATCCATTGCGGGCATGCCGGGATTAGCGGTCATGGACTGGACGGCAAATTCCACGCGCACCTGTCCGGCGCGCTGGAATTGCAGGGTGACAGGAACCGTCGTGCCGGCCTGGAGCGGCGCCTTCAGCCCGATGAACATGAGGTGATAGCTGCCTGGCCGCAGTTCGACACTGGCGCCCGCCGCAATGGGAAGGCCATCGACCAGGCGGCGCATCCGCATGATGCCGCCGTCCATGCTGACGGTGTGGATCTGGACTTCGGCCGCGATCGGCGTGGTGCCGCCGATCAGCCGGTCATCGGCCTTGCCCTTGTTGGTGATGACCATGAAACCGCCGCCGGTCGGCTGACCCTGCGCGGTCTTGCGCGCCCAGGGATGCGCCACCGTGATGGCCCCGCTCACATAGTCACGTGCGAGCAGCGGTGCCGCGATCGCCAGCGACAGGCTCGATGCGACAATCGCGTGATGAAAGGCTTTCATGAGAGTCCTCCGAGGAAATGAGCTGATTGGAAATGTCGATGGGAGTGGTCGCCTGCAGCGCGGCATCGCCGGCGCGAAAGGCAAGACAGAGGCCGATGGCGATCCAGGTCCGTCTGCGGAACCGTTTGAAGGCTCCGGCCTGGCCATCGCTGAGGGTGAGAGCGCTCATTGACCGCCTCCACGCACATGGGCGAGGGCGGCGCGGATCAGCGGTGCGATGCGGGCGCGTTCCGTACTATCGACACAGCGGCCGATCTCGATGCTTTGCCAGTGGTAATGCAGCATGAGGCGAACGTCGAACGGACCTTTGCGTAGTTCCTCGATCCGCGTCCAGTGGCTGGGCAAGGTCGTTACCTTGCCGCGGTGGTCGCGGATCGTCAGCCGGTCGAAGTCGATCTCGATCGTTTCCGAAGGCACCGGCTGGCGCTGGAATATTTCGAGCGCCAGCAGCAGCGATGCCATGCCGACAAGCACGGCGATCGGCACCAGATAATGGCCGCGCATGGCGGGCGCGATGGTGGCGGCACAGGACAGGCCCAGCATCGACAGCAGTGGCAACCGGCCCGATGCGGGGAAGGATGAGCGGTTCTGCTGCACATGGAGAGCAAA
This genomic window from Caenibius tardaugens NBRC 16725 contains:
- a CDS encoding copper chaperone PCu(A)C, producing the protein MKAFHHAIVASSLSLAIAAPLLARDYVSGAITVAHPWARKTAQGQPTGGGFMVITNKGKADDRLIGGTTPIAAEVQIHTVSMDGGIMRMRRLVDGLPIAAGASVELRPGSYHLMFIGLKAPLQAGTTVPVTLQFQRAGQVRVEFAVQSMTANPGMPAMDRDHAPR
- a CDS encoding DUF2244 domain-containing protein — protein: MHILLRCPEGRRFEDLAPPRSIEGDAARARLTSITVPFALHVQQNRSSFPASGRLPLLSMLGLSCAATIAPAMRGHYLVPIAVLVGMASLLLALEIFQRQPVPSETIEIDFDRLTIRDHRGKVTTLPSHWTRIEELRKGPFDVRLMLHYHWQSIEIGRCVDSTERARIAPLIRAALAHVRGGGQ
- a CDS encoding SCO family protein, translating into MRRVDRRIRVGLAALLLAGLAACSSSQPDAPTAFGGPFELTAPDGHTVGSASLKGKPYAIFFGYTRCPDVCPTTLARMARLRKQLGPDGGKFAIVFVSVDPEHDKPEDLGRYVALFGTPVIGLTGDKEHLAQAVKNFGVFYQRVPQPGGDYTIDHTASVYLMDRDGTFVSTIDHDESDQMALAKLKRLIG
- a CDS encoding TonB-dependent receptor family protein; this translates as MKSSLIAVALASIAATPAMAADAGAADSGAAGSGVSVSDTIVVTATPDTAQATATIQRTAGGVEVVPDTAFKNTPVQNIKDILGYVPGVIVQPRMGDDARVAIRGSGLSRAYGIRGIAVYLDGVPMNTSDGLMDFFEIDPSAYRYVEVFKGANALRYGSNALGGAINLVTPTGRDTSRLDARIDGGSFGYVKGQASTGGVSGPLDYFATVSAQRNDGYRDHSNGNALRGNLNIGYRISSNVETRFYVTAASTNQRIPGEVTKSDALNKPRDANGYWVYLDQQRNVDSIRVSNKTTLRLDNTVVELGLFYNHRHVDHPIYQYLDYTVDDYGGFVRATDDRSLDGIRNRLIVGANLQNGTIDTNQYVNIAATKGALTTSMVDKPKNLSFYAEDSLYVRPNLSLIAGVQYLHASRERRDRFLSDGNQSGKPSYDLWSPRFGILWDARPDIQVFANVSRSGEVPSYDANVVTNPNLKAQRATTYEFGTRGHSGGIGWDIALYRSELRNELQCLTTGPYSACSIINAGRTVHQGIEAGLNADIPLSASGDKLELTAAYTYSDFLFDGDATYGNNRLPGVPRHYLRAELLYKHPSGFYVGSNVEWASGHYFADNANTLTVDPYALLNLKAGFDIGKHWSVYLEGRNLTDKHYISTVAIAGTASASSELFNPGIGRAVFAGVHARF